AATGGTCTGAGAATCTTGAAATTATCAGAAGGTGCATCGATTCTGTAGTTGATAAAATACTCACACCCACAACAAAGGTAATTCAAGAAACTCGAGTGGTTAATAAAAGTGAAACTTTGAAGTAAAAGGAACTGAAGAACCCTAATTTGCAGGTAAGATGGTCCTACACTTATACTAGACCAGAATATGCAGAAAAGAAGCACAAATCTGCACCCAAAGATTGGTGGACAGAAGACATAGCAGACCTGAATATAGACCTATTCAGATGTGTCATTAATACTGTAAGGTCAACAGACATGATTCCACCAAAGCTTATAGGTGAAGCTTTGCATGTTTATGCATGTCATTGGCTTCCAGATGTTACAAGGGGTAGATCTGATCAGCCTGAAACATCAACATCTTCTCAAATCACACAAGAAGAATCTTTAAACAGAAAGAAACAACTTGAGATGATTGTAAGCTTAATTCCAGAAGATAGAGGATCAGTTTCAGTTCGATTCCTACTGAGACTCCTTAGAATGGTGAATCTTTTAGGGGCATCTTCAGCCATACATAAGCAACTTATTAGGAAATGTAGCTTGCAGTTAGAGGAGGCAACGCCAAATGATTTGCTATTATTATTACCTTTACATGATCATGACTCTTCTGGTGATCATCATCAAACTTATGATATTGATTTGGTAATGGCTGTCTTGGAGGGTTTTATCACACAATGGAGAAAATCATATTCTAGAGATGAAGAacaatcaatgattttgatttcaAAAATTGCAAAACTCATAGACTCTTATCTCCAAGTTGTCTCCACAGATGCAAACATGTCGGTAGAGAAAGTAGTGTCTCTTGCCAATATGTTACCTGAATTTGCTCGACCTGAACATGATGATCTTTACAAGGCAATCGACATTTATCTAAAGGTATATATGTAGTATAAGAAGAAAAACCATATTTCAAAACTTTTGGCTAGAtacataaatatgttttttatatataaaactggATGTAAATCATGATGATGAACAGGAACATCCCCAAATGAGCAAGGAAGAGAAGAAGCGTTTGTGTAGCATTTTGGATTGCCATAAGTTGTCTGCAGAAGCACGAGCACATGCAGTAAAAAACGAGAGGCTTCCATTGAGAACTGTTGTGCAAGTTCTTTTCTTTGAACAGGAGAAACATGGTGGAaaggcaacaacaacaacaagccaTGAAAGTCGAAAACATGATATAATACAACCTCAGGGCATAAAAATAACATACTACACAGGAGATCATCTGAGAAATTTACAAGCGCGATCAGGTGATCAGTCTAATAAAGCAGAGGATGATAGACGACGAAGTGCTCTTAGCAGTAAAAGCCAAAAGCTTGAACGAGAATCAGAGCAGAAGTCGAGGGGGAAAAATGTTCATGAAATCATGGAGGAAGGAATTAGTAAACAAAATCTTACAAAAGTAAAGATACAAAGAAGTAAATCAGAACATGGTCGTCGTAAAGGCAAGTAGAAAATGGACATTCGTGTTGTTTATCAATTCATTACTACCTTACATTGTAAATTCTCTAATATCCGAAAGTAATCTTTAGTTACTGTACTTTTGTGTCCCTCCCAACTGCCCACTGGAAAAGAATTCACGGAATTCTCATATCACCACTTGAAAAGTGGTTACTTTCGGTCATGGTGATTGTGCCCTTTTCTTTCCCAGCCGTAAGACTTTTCCCAGACAAATTTACACAACTGAACGCAGAAGCCTCTCTGAATGGTGGCTGCTAATCAAGAAATCGATGACTCTTGCTTTGAAAAACTCGACTTTTCATATGGTTTTTTCAAGAACAATCGCCCAAGTGAAACTCTAACTGATTCGTCACTCAATT
The genomic region above belongs to Lactuca sativa cultivar Salinas chromosome 4, Lsat_Salinas_v11, whole genome shotgun sequence and contains:
- the LOC111886185 gene encoding BTB/POZ domain-containing protein At5g47800 isoform X1, whose product is MKFMRLGKRPDTFYTGEATRTMVSDLQTDLTIRINNITYLLHKFPLLQKCGLLQQLCSGKGDTTLELHDIPGGEISFELCAKFCYGIKIDLSAHNFVAAVCAANFLQMTESVVKGNFVSKLELFFTSCILQGWKDSVVTLQTTERFHEWSENLEIIRRCIDSVVDKILTPTTKVRWSYTYTRPEYAEKKHKSAPKDWWTEDIADLNIDLFRCVINTVRSTDMIPPKLIGEALHVYACHWLPDVTRGRSDQPETSTSSQITQEESLNRKKQLEMIVSLIPEDRGSVSVRFLLRLLRMVNLLGASSAIHKQLIRKCSLQLEEATPNDLLLLLPLHDHDSSGDHHQTYDIDLVMAVLEGFITQWRKSYSRDEEQSMILISKIAKLIDSYLQVVSTDANMSVEKVVSLANMLPEFARPEHDDLYKAIDIYLKEHPQMSKEEKKRLCSILDCHKLSAEARAHAVKNERLPLRTVVQVLFFEQEKHGGKATTTTSHESRKHDIIQPQGIKITYYTGDHLRNLQARSGDQSNKAEDDRRRSALSSKSQKLERESEQKSRGKNVHEIMEEGISKQNLTKVKIQRSKSEHGRRKGK
- the LOC111886185 gene encoding BTB/POZ domain-containing protein At5g47800 isoform X2, translating into MKFMRLGKRPDTFYTGEATRTMVSDLQTDLTIRINNITYLLHKCGLLQQLCSGKGDTTLELHDIPGGEISFELCAKFCYGIKIDLSAHNFVAAVCAANFLQMTESVVKGNFVSKLELFFTSCILQGWKDSVVTLQTTERFHEWSENLEIIRRCIDSVVDKILTPTTKVRWSYTYTRPEYAEKKHKSAPKDWWTEDIADLNIDLFRCVINTVRSTDMIPPKLIGEALHVYACHWLPDVTRGRSDQPETSTSSQITQEESLNRKKQLEMIVSLIPEDRGSVSVRFLLRLLRMVNLLGASSAIHKQLIRKCSLQLEEATPNDLLLLLPLHDHDSSGDHHQTYDIDLVMAVLEGFITQWRKSYSRDEEQSMILISKIAKLIDSYLQVVSTDANMSVEKVVSLANMLPEFARPEHDDLYKAIDIYLKEHPQMSKEEKKRLCSILDCHKLSAEARAHAVKNERLPLRTVVQVLFFEQEKHGGKATTTTSHESRKHDIIQPQGIKITYYTGDHLRNLQARSGDQSNKAEDDRRRSALSSKSQKLERESEQKSRGKNVHEIMEEGISKQNLTKVKIQRSKSEHGRRKGK